In a single window of the Caulobacter soli genome:
- a CDS encoding acetamidase/formamidase family protein produces MPFICEPGQTRPDVLPGALHTLKATPQTIHWGYFDPSIKPSLRIKSGDLVSAEAITHHAGDAPDLMMDEAVTRIFTEVPEDDRNPGVHIMTGPIYVEDAKPGDVLEVRYLRMVPRNNYGSNLAANWGYLYKEFGEKERVTIYELDQNTNTASALYAYDFEGKYLIPGTITNCPECDRQPALGGVRVAARPHLGTAGVAPAVDGRVSTIPPGAHGGNIDNWRIGAGATMYYPVQVEGGLFSIGDPHVSQGDGEISGTAIESSLNVLMQIVLRKDFVSPGPLLETPKYWIVHGFDEDLNVAMRDASLNMLTLLSDHVGLSKNDAYSLMSVASDFGVTQVVDGKQGCHVRIPRDIFPKLKG; encoded by the coding sequence ATGCCCTTCATCTGCGAACCCGGCCAGACCCGCCCCGACGTCCTGCCCGGCGCCCTGCACACCCTGAAAGCCACGCCCCAGACGATCCACTGGGGTTACTTCGACCCGTCGATCAAGCCCAGCTTGCGCATCAAGAGCGGCGACCTGGTCAGCGCCGAGGCGATCACCCACCACGCCGGCGACGCGCCGGACCTGATGATGGACGAGGCGGTCACCCGCATCTTCACCGAGGTTCCCGAGGACGACCGCAACCCCGGCGTCCACATCATGACCGGCCCGATCTATGTGGAAGACGCCAAGCCCGGCGACGTGCTGGAGGTGCGCTACCTGCGCATGGTGCCGCGCAACAACTACGGCTCCAACCTCGCGGCCAACTGGGGCTATCTCTACAAGGAGTTCGGCGAGAAGGAGCGGGTGACGATCTACGAGCTGGATCAGAACACCAACACCGCCAGCGCGCTCTACGCCTACGACTTCGAAGGCAAGTACCTGATCCCCGGCACGATCACCAACTGCCCCGAATGCGACCGCCAGCCAGCCCTGGGCGGCGTGCGCGTGGCGGCCCGCCCGCACCTGGGCACGGCCGGCGTGGCGCCCGCCGTCGACGGCCGGGTCAGCACCATCCCGCCCGGCGCCCACGGCGGCAATATCGACAACTGGCGGATCGGGGCGGGGGCCACGATGTACTACCCCGTGCAGGTCGAGGGCGGACTGTTCTCGATCGGCGACCCCCATGTGTCGCAAGGCGACGGCGAGATCTCCGGCACGGCCATCGAGAGCTCGCTGAACGTCCTGATGCAGATCGTCCTGCGCAAGGACTTCGTCTCGCCCGGACCCCTGCTGGAGACGCCGAAGTACTGGATCGTCCACGGCTTCGACGAGGATCTCAACGTCGCCATGCGCGACGCCTCGCTCAACATGCTGACCCTTCTGTCCGACCACGTCGGCCTGTCGAAGAACGACGCCTATTCGCTGATGAGCGTGGCCTCCGACTTCGGCGTCACCCAGGTGGTCGACGGCAAGCAAGGTTGCCACGTGCGCATCCCGCGCGACATCTTCCCCAAGCTGAAGGGCTAG
- the ygiD gene encoding 4,5-DOPA dioxygenase extradiol, with protein sequence MTRMPVVFFGHGSPMIALETNDTTKTWKAMGEAFGKPKAILCISAHWLTQGVGVTAMTAPRTIHDFGASFPQALFDVQYPAPGSPELAMRVKDLLAPQPVMLDQQAWGLDHGTWSVLSKAYPDADVPVVQLSMDATKPPEWHFELAKRLAPLRDEGVLIVGTGNIVHNLPAMNWGERHCAPYDWSQRFNEHIKQAIAEDAPERAVNFAALGQDAAKSVPTPDHYWPLLYVLGARLPGDVASFAPDHIEHGSLSMTSVTLATPVAA encoded by the coding sequence ATGACCCGCATGCCCGTCGTCTTCTTCGGTCACGGCAGCCCGATGATCGCCCTGGAGACCAACGACACCACCAAGACCTGGAAGGCCATGGGCGAGGCGTTCGGCAAGCCGAAAGCCATCCTCTGCATCTCGGCCCACTGGTTGACCCAGGGCGTCGGCGTCACCGCCATGACCGCCCCGCGCACCATCCACGACTTTGGCGCCTCGTTCCCGCAGGCCCTGTTCGACGTGCAATACCCCGCGCCCGGCTCGCCCGAACTGGCGATGCGCGTGAAGGACCTGCTGGCGCCGCAGCCGGTGATGCTGGACCAGCAGGCCTGGGGCCTGGACCACGGAACCTGGTCGGTGCTGAGCAAGGCTTATCCCGATGCCGACGTGCCAGTGGTGCAGTTGTCGATGGACGCCACCAAGCCGCCGGAATGGCATTTCGAGCTGGCCAAGCGCCTGGCCCCGCTGCGTGACGAGGGCGTGCTGATCGTCGGCACCGGCAACATCGTCCACAACCTGCCGGCCATGAACTGGGGCGAGCGCCACTGCGCGCCCTACGACTGGTCGCAGCGGTTCAACGAGCACATCAAGCAGGCCATCGCCGAGGACGCGCCCGAGCGGGCCGTGAACTTCGCCGCCCTGGGCCAGGACGCCGCCAAGTCGGTTCCCACGCCCGATCACTACTGGCCGCTGCTCTATGTGCTGGGCGCGCGCCTGCCGGGCGACGTGGCCAGCTTCGCCCCCGACCACATCGAGCACGGCTCGCTGAGCATGACCTCGGTCACGCTCGCCACGCCCGTCGCAGCCTAA
- a CDS encoding flavin reductase family protein, with the protein MGVAVRELAPEPSDFRKAMGSFAAGVTVVTVCHDGRLVGTTVSAFSSVSMDPPLVMVCLKRDSRTLAALGQAKSFCVNILASDQGDLAYRFAKSGADDRFALTAVESGVCGHPLLAGAVASVECDLHAAHDGGDHEILVGRVLRVVVDEAKSPLVYVRGGFLNV; encoded by the coding sequence GTGGGGGTCGCCGTCAGAGAATTGGCGCCGGAGCCGAGCGACTTCCGCAAGGCCATGGGCAGCTTCGCGGCGGGGGTGACCGTGGTCACCGTCTGTCACGACGGCCGCCTGGTCGGCACCACGGTCAGCGCCTTCAGCTCGGTGTCGATGGACCCGCCGCTGGTCATGGTCTGCCTCAAGCGCGACAGCCGCACCCTGGCGGCGCTGGGCCAGGCCAAGAGCTTCTGCGTCAACATCCTGGCCAGCGACCAGGGCGACCTGGCCTACCGCTTCGCCAAGAGCGGGGCGGACGACCGCTTCGCCCTGACCGCCGTGGAGTCCGGCGTCTGCGGCCACCCGCTGCTGGCCGGGGCCGTCGCCTCGGTCGAATGCGACCTGCACGCCGCCCACGACGGCGGCGATCACGAAATCCTGGTCGGCCGCGTCCTGCGCGTCGTGGTCGACGAAGCCAAGAGCCCGCTCGTCTACGTGCGCGGCGGCTTCCTCAACGTTTAG
- a CDS encoding oxidoreductase, with protein MTKTWLITGVSGGLGREIALAALARDDTVFGTVRKAADADAFELLGGQALVLDVTDEAAVKAGVAQAEAAAGAIDVLVNNAGYGLVGAVEEASLDEVRVQFETNVIGPLALLKAVLPAMRARRAGRIINVTSVSGLAVWAGTGVYCASKWALEGLTQTLAAEVAELGIKVTNVAPGGLRTSFSTGSKAIVATKIADYDGLARDAERIMADHAGSEPGDPVKAAQAILQIADEEAPPLHLLLGEDALKYIGYAAAGLQADIDAWKDLTLSIGFADGPFA; from the coding sequence ATGACCAAAACCTGGCTGATCACCGGCGTGTCCGGCGGGCTCGGGCGCGAGATCGCCCTGGCGGCCCTGGCGCGCGACGACACCGTCTTCGGCACGGTGCGCAAGGCCGCGGACGCCGACGCGTTCGAACTGCTGGGCGGCCAGGCCCTGGTGCTGGACGTCACCGACGAGGCGGCCGTGAAGGCCGGCGTCGCCCAGGCCGAGGCGGCCGCGGGCGCGATCGACGTCCTGGTCAACAACGCCGGCTACGGCCTGGTCGGGGCGGTCGAGGAGGCTTCGCTGGACGAGGTCCGCGTCCAGTTCGAGACCAATGTCATCGGCCCGCTGGCCCTGCTGAAGGCCGTGCTGCCGGCCATGCGCGCCCGCCGCGCCGGGCGGATCATCAACGTCACCTCGGTCTCGGGCCTGGCCGTCTGGGCCGGCACCGGCGTCTATTGCGCCAGCAAGTGGGCGCTGGAAGGCCTGACCCAGACCCTGGCCGCCGAGGTGGCCGAGCTGGGGATCAAGGTCACCAACGTCGCTCCGGGCGGCCTGCGCACCAGCTTCTCGACCGGCTCCAAGGCCATCGTCGCGACCAAGATCGCCGACTATGACGGCCTGGCCCGCGACGCCGAGCGGATCATGGCCGACCACGCCGGCTCCGAGCCGGGCGATCCGGTCAAGGCCGCCCAGGCCATCCTGCAAATCGCCGACGAGGAGGCTCCGCCCCTGCACCTGCTGCTGGGCGAGGACGCGCTGAAATACATCGGCTACGCGGCGGCCGGCCTGCAGGCCGACATCGACGCCTGGAAAGACCTCACCCTGTCGATCGGCTTCGCCGACGGCCCCTTCGCCTGA
- a CDS encoding aldose epimerase family protein, whose amino-acid sequence MVLKVRKTAAAPLALMVAAGALSACATSGPALAAEASRAPYGVTAAGAPIEIFTLKNDRGMTVKVLSYGGVITQVDVPDRKGEIKNVVLELADLKAYEARANFSSLLGRYANRISNGGFSIDGVRHDLPSGAEGVSSHGGPTGFSTRLWSGAPFERHGEAGVTLAYTAVDGEGGYPGTLKVTVTYTVTRQNALRIDYRATTDKPTVINLSHHAYFNLAGDGNVYDQTAQVLAQTYTPINARKLPTGEIVSVAGTALDLRQPVRLGDRVTADDPQIKFANGFDHNFVVDGGGRGKLVPAVRVADPASGRTLEVATTQPGVQLFTANSFNGSLKTPDGRGLEKGAGLAIETQHFADSPNHANFPSTVLRPGEVFTQTTEFRFGVSR is encoded by the coding sequence ATGGTCCTCAAAGTCCGCAAGACCGCCGCCGCGCCCCTGGCCCTGATGGTCGCCGCCGGCGCGCTGTCGGCCTGCGCCACGTCCGGCCCAGCTCTCGCCGCAGAGGCCAGTCGCGCGCCCTACGGCGTCACCGCCGCCGGCGCTCCCATTGAGATCTTCACGCTGAAGAACGATCGCGGCATGACCGTGAAGGTGCTGTCGTATGGCGGCGTCATCACCCAGGTCGACGTCCCCGACCGCAAGGGCGAGATCAAGAACGTCGTGCTCGAGCTGGCCGACCTGAAGGCCTACGAGGCGCGGGCCAATTTCAGCTCGCTGCTGGGCCGCTACGCCAACCGGATCTCGAACGGCGGCTTCTCGATCGATGGCGTCCGCCACGACCTGCCCAGCGGCGCCGAGGGCGTTTCCTCGCACGGCGGCCCCACCGGCTTTTCCACGCGGCTGTGGAGCGGCGCGCCGTTCGAGCGCCACGGCGAGGCTGGCGTGACCCTGGCCTACACCGCGGTCGACGGCGAAGGCGGCTATCCGGGGACGCTGAAGGTGACCGTGACCTACACCGTCACCCGCCAGAACGCCCTGCGGATCGACTATCGCGCCACCACCGACAAGCCGACGGTGATCAATCTCAGCCATCACGCCTATTTCAACCTGGCGGGGGACGGCAATGTCTATGACCAGACCGCCCAGGTGCTGGCCCAGACCTACACCCCGATCAACGCCCGCAAGCTGCCGACCGGCGAGATCGTCTCCGTGGCCGGCACGGCGCTGGACCTGCGCCAGCCCGTCCGTCTGGGCGACCGCGTGACGGCCGACGATCCGCAGATCAAGTTCGCCAACGGCTTCGACCACAACTTCGTCGTCGACGGCGGCGGGCGCGGCAAGCTGGTCCCGGCGGTGCGCGTGGCCGATCCCGCCAGCGGCCGCACCCTGGAGGTCGCCACCACCCAGCCGGGCGTCCAGCTGTTCACCGCCAACAGCTTCAACGGTTCGCTGAAGACCCCCGACGGCCGAGGCCTCGAAAAGGGCGCGGGCCTGGCCATCGAGACCCAGCACTTCGCCGACAGCCCCAACCACGCCAACTTCCCCTCGACCGTGCTGCGGCCGGGCGAGGTGTTCACCCAGACCACCGAGTTTCGCTTCGGTGTGAGCCGGTAG
- a CDS encoding TauD/TfdA dioxygenase family protein has protein sequence MAYDVLDVKPMTRRIGAEIFGVDLGKPLSNRQFEEVHQALTQYQVIFFRDQEMTHDAHKDFGRKFGNLAIHSGVPGLAEHPEIVAIHADANSKFVAGENWHSDLTCDPEPPLGSILYMKVLPDDGGDTCFASMYAAYETLSDRMKAYLEGLSAEHDANPVYKAIFPDIDRKYNCSIHPIVRTHPVSGRKSLFVNPSYTTRIMGVSKAESTAILNFLYQHAQNPDFQVRFRWKKNSVAFWDNRCTWHQAIWDYFPDTRTGYRVTVAGDKPV, from the coding sequence ATGGCTTATGACGTGCTCGATGTGAAGCCGATGACCCGCCGGATCGGCGCGGAAATCTTCGGCGTCGACCTGGGCAAGCCGCTCTCGAACCGTCAGTTCGAGGAGGTGCACCAGGCCCTGACCCAGTACCAGGTGATCTTCTTCCGCGACCAGGAGATGACCCACGACGCCCACAAGGACTTCGGGCGCAAGTTCGGCAACCTGGCCATCCATTCGGGCGTGCCGGGCCTAGCCGAGCATCCCGAGATCGTGGCCATCCACGCCGACGCCAACTCCAAGTTCGTGGCCGGCGAGAACTGGCACTCCGACCTGACCTGCGATCCCGAACCGCCCCTCGGCAGCATCCTCTACATGAAGGTCCTGCCCGACGACGGCGGCGACACCTGCTTTGCCAGCATGTACGCGGCCTACGAGACGCTGTCGGACAGGATGAAGGCCTATCTGGAGGGCCTGAGCGCCGAGCACGACGCCAACCCGGTCTACAAGGCGATCTTCCCGGACATCGACCGCAAGTACAATTGCTCGATCCATCCGATCGTCCGCACCCATCCGGTCAGCGGTCGCAAGAGCCTGTTCGTCAACCCGTCCTACACCACTCGGATCATGGGCGTGTCCAAGGCCGAGAGCACGGCGATCCTGAACTTCCTCTACCAGCATGCGCAGAACCCGGACTTCCAGGTGCGCTTCCGCTGGAAGAAGAACTCGGTGGCCTTCTGGGACAACCGCTGCACCTGGCACCAGGCGATCTGGGACTATTTCCCCGACACGCGCACGGGCTACCGGGTGACGGTGGCGGGCGATAAGCCGGTCTGA
- a CDS encoding NAD-dependent epimerase/dehydratase family protein — protein MLKNRRILLLGAAGGIGSAIREGLRGRYGLMRLADIAPLAPAGQGEELASADLLDIPSLVAAMSGIDTVVHMAGVPVEPETNAWEQVLPANIVGVHNLFEAARLAGVKRVLFASSHHAAGFHRRDTPTAETMVPRPDSYYGVSKVFGEAMGRMYADKFGLQVLSLRIGAYRERPSDPRQLAVWISPRDMVELVRCGIEAPDFDYATVYGVSANTRNFWDNSAAAFLGYAPVDNAEDWAAEVMAGPPEDPVAASFQGGWYCAKDFVERERRTHLPPPDGSAVCPPP, from the coding sequence ATGTTGAAGAACCGCCGCATCCTCCTCCTCGGCGCGGCCGGCGGCATCGGCTCGGCCATCCGCGAAGGCCTGCGCGGCCGCTACGGCCTGATGCGCCTGGCCGACATCGCGCCACTCGCGCCGGCGGGGCAGGGCGAGGAACTCGCCAGCGCCGACCTTCTCGACATTCCGTCCCTGGTCGCCGCCATGAGCGGGATCGACACCGTCGTCCACATGGCGGGCGTGCCGGTCGAGCCGGAGACCAACGCCTGGGAGCAGGTGCTGCCGGCCAATATCGTCGGGGTCCACAACCTGTTCGAGGCGGCGCGGCTGGCGGGCGTGAAGCGGGTGCTGTTCGCCTCGTCGCACCACGCGGCGGGCTTCCATCGCCGCGACACGCCGACGGCGGAGACGATGGTTCCGCGCCCCGACAGCTACTACGGCGTCAGCAAGGTGTTCGGCGAGGCCATGGGCCGGATGTACGCCGACAAGTTCGGCCTGCAGGTTCTCAGCCTGCGGATCGGCGCCTATCGCGAGCGGCCGTCCGACCCGCGCCAGCTGGCGGTCTGGATCAGTCCGCGCGACATGGTCGAGCTGGTGCGATGCGGGATCGAGGCGCCGGATTTCGACTATGCGACCGTGTACGGAGTCTCGGCCAACACGCGGAATTTCTGGGATAATTCGGCGGCGGCGTTTCTGGGCTATGCGCCTGTCGACAACGCCGAGGATTGGGCGGCTGAGGTGATGGCTGGGCCGCCGGAAGATCCGGTGGCGGCGTCGTTCCAGGGCGGTTGGTATTGCGCGAAGGATTTCGTGGAGCGAGAGCGGCGCACTCACTTGCCCCCACCTGACGGCTCCGCCGTCTGTCCGCCCCCATAG
- a CDS encoding aromatic ring-hydroxylating oxygenase subunit alpha, producing the protein MGPTPAPHLNDAFFDGLSRSMLDVDAAETLPPACYTDAAFYDFEKEALFNHEWLCVGRTDWVKEQGDYFTTTIIGEPIIVTKNRSDEIKAMSAVCQHRAMLVAEGRGNTRGFVCPYHHWVYSLNGDLVNAPAMERTCDFNKKAIKLPTFKVEVWLGFIFINFDADAPPLAPRLKAVEDAIANYDLSNAEGLTPPMTGTFAWNWKVMFENNNDGYHANKLHRGPLHDFIPSELCSFPEAAEGDAGFLRYNGTTHADVSFNPTQKAVLPIFPGLTDEDRNRATFANIPPTLSLVMTSDMVIYLILRPTGPETMEQDTGLLVAPGATEVNGFEERLEMIMTSAGKIIAQDMHVDELVQVGLRSRFAVRGRYSWQEGAQVQFNRWLTPRYQKTWAAMSAPKVEASKSEAAKPEVAA; encoded by the coding sequence ATGGGCCCAACGCCCGCCCCCCATCTGAACGACGCTTTCTTCGACGGCCTGTCGCGCTCGATGCTCGACGTCGACGCGGCCGAGACCCTGCCGCCGGCCTGCTACACCGACGCGGCCTTCTACGACTTCGAGAAGGAGGCGCTGTTCAATCACGAATGGCTGTGCGTGGGCCGCACGGACTGGGTGAAGGAGCAGGGCGACTACTTCACCACCACGATCATCGGCGAACCGATCATCGTGACGAAGAACCGCTCCGACGAGATCAAGGCGATGTCGGCGGTGTGCCAGCACCGCGCCATGCTGGTGGCCGAGGGCCGGGGCAACACCCGCGGCTTCGTCTGCCCCTATCACCACTGGGTTTATTCGCTGAACGGCGACCTGGTGAACGCCCCGGCCATGGAGCGCACCTGCGACTTCAACAAGAAGGCCATCAAGCTGCCGACCTTCAAGGTCGAGGTCTGGCTGGGCTTCATCTTCATCAATTTCGACGCCGACGCGCCGCCCCTGGCCCCGCGCCTGAAGGCCGTCGAGGACGCCATCGCCAACTACGACCTGAGCAACGCCGAGGGCCTGACGCCGCCCATGACCGGAACGTTCGCCTGGAACTGGAAGGTGATGTTCGAGAACAACAACGACGGCTACCATGCCAACAAGCTGCATCGCGGCCCGCTGCACGACTTCATTCCCAGCGAGCTGTGCAGCTTCCCCGAAGCCGCGGAGGGCGACGCCGGCTTCCTGCGCTACAACGGCACCACCCACGCGGACGTCAGCTTCAACCCCACCCAGAAGGCGGTGCTGCCGATCTTCCCGGGGCTGACCGACGAGGACCGCAACCGCGCCACCTTCGCCAACATCCCGCCCACGCTGTCGCTGGTGATGACCAGCGACATGGTGATCTACCTGATCCTGCGCCCCACGGGTCCAGAGACCATGGAGCAGGACACCGGCCTGCTGGTCGCGCCCGGCGCCACCGAGGTGAACGGCTTCGAAGAGCGGCTGGAGATGATCATGACCTCGGCGGGCAAGATCATCGCCCAGGACATGCATGTCGACGAACTGGTCCAGGTGGGTCTGCGCTCGCGGTTCGCCGTGCGCGGCCGCTATTCCTGGCAGGAGGGCGCGCAGGTGCAGTTCAACCGCTGGCTCACGCCGCGCTACCAGAAGACCTGGGCCGCGATGAGCGCCCCCAAGGTCGAAGCCTCTAAGTCCGAAGCCGCCAAGCCGGAGGTCGCCGCATGA
- a CDS encoding VOC family protein, translated as MTNTLIFVDLASEDPSAAGKFYAEVFGWQNDARPEGEYHRMVPGGFFKKSDGTDSEIGNLHIGIFKAANVRPHPEPAGVDPRHLSTDGRKPRIWVLIGDDDTPERILDTAVKLGATELWRDHYWAEFNGYNHAFRDPWGNEILLWGKAGANPQIPESYTRE; from the coding sequence ATGACCAACACCCTGATCTTCGTCGACCTGGCTTCCGAAGACCCGTCGGCCGCCGGCAAGTTCTACGCCGAGGTGTTCGGCTGGCAGAACGACGCCCGCCCCGAGGGCGAGTATCATCGCATGGTGCCGGGCGGCTTCTTCAAGAAGAGCGACGGGACCGACAGCGAGATCGGCAACCTGCACATCGGCATCTTCAAGGCCGCGAACGTCCGTCCTCATCCGGAGCCGGCCGGCGTGGATCCCCGCCACCTCTCGACCGACGGCCGCAAGCCGCGCATCTGGGTGCTGATCGGCGACGACGACACCCCAGAGCGCATCCTCGACACGGCCGTCAAGCTGGGCGCGACCGAGCTGTGGCGCGACCACTACTGGGCCGAGTTCAACGGCTACAACCACGCCTTCCGCGACCCCTGGGGCAATGAGATCCTGCTGTGGGGCAAGGCGGGAGCGAACCCGCAGATCCCGGAGAGCTATACGCGGGAGTAG
- a CDS encoding helix-turn-helix domain-containing protein: MKAWSFSTDSHPRAERADAWREAMNRLGLPIEGLSDAEPASASVVCLTSPLGIEFALVEAGAQAITGRLSGQPAAVWLAVLLSGEATLVTDELADELAPGDIAYGPTGQAAALRLETRCRLMFVRAPRVALDHRLIAPVSLRVGRLEGATGVAHILSGLLRATADGLEDLTVDQLRPVELALTEFLAICLVEGGAATDVLGANAGAPTAHLQRLCQTIETLLPDPDLSLRRVADEEGVSPRYVQKLFASADETFSHYLRSRRLERCRTDLASPQHARLSISEICFRWGFNGSAHFSRAFRDQYGLSPREFRQTAAA, from the coding sequence ATGAAGGCCTGGTCGTTCAGCACCGACAGCCATCCCCGCGCCGAACGCGCCGATGCCTGGCGCGAGGCGATGAACCGTCTGGGCCTGCCGATCGAGGGCCTGTCGGACGCCGAGCCGGCCAGCGCCTCGGTGGTCTGCCTGACCTCGCCCCTGGGCATCGAGTTCGCCCTGGTCGAGGCCGGGGCCCAGGCGATCACCGGTCGGCTGTCGGGCCAGCCGGCGGCCGTTTGGCTGGCGGTGCTGCTGAGCGGCGAGGCGACCCTGGTCACCGACGAGCTGGCCGACGAGCTGGCCCCCGGCGACATCGCCTACGGCCCCACCGGCCAGGCCGCGGCCCTGAGGCTGGAGACCCGCTGCCGGCTGATGTTCGTCCGCGCGCCGCGCGTCGCCCTGGACCATCGGCTGATCGCTCCGGTCAGCCTGCGGGTCGGGCGGCTGGAGGGCGCGACGGGCGTGGCTCACATCCTGTCGGGCCTGCTGCGCGCCACGGCCGACGGGCTGGAGGACCTGACCGTCGACCAACTGCGTCCGGTCGAACTGGCCCTGACCGAATTCCTGGCGATCTGCCTGGTGGAGGGCGGGGCGGCGACCGACGTGCTGGGCGCGAACGCCGGCGCGCCGACCGCCCACCTCCAGCGCCTGTGCCAGACCATCGAGACCCTGCTGCCCGACCCGGACCTGTCGCTGCGCCGGGTGGCGGACGAGGAGGGGGTCTCGCCCCGCTACGTCCAGAAGCTGTTCGCCAGCGCCGACGAGACCTTCAGCCACTATCTGCGCAGCCGCCGCCTGGAGCGCTGCCGCACCGACCTGGCCAGCCCGCAGCACGCGCGGCTGTCGATCTCGGAGATCTGCTTCCGCTGGGGCTTCAACGGCTCGGCCCACTTCAGCCGGGCGTTCCGCGACCAGTACGGCCTGTCGCCGCGCGAGTTCCGGCAAACGGCGGCGGCCTAG
- a CDS encoding phytanoyl-CoA dioxygenase family protein: MSDLLTPTKIEPLAAEQAAILDRDGYLLLRGAVPEDWREALRVAFDAGTQHQWAVPRGPDWRHALVDLDPTVQRTCRLPPLLAAAGRMLGGPFFLCQVEGREPLPGGGHQSLHRDAAGQATVSALVFLDAYGPDNGATRVVPSPQDQGEPDEALAVTLAGEAGDILVFDADLLHGATRNHSGARRRSLLLSFKPEGARASEDACRAIRNIRMDTGEVFVP, encoded by the coding sequence ATGAGCGACCTGCTGACGCCCACCAAGATCGAACCCCTTGCGGCGGAGCAAGCCGCCATCCTGGACCGCGACGGCTATCTTCTGCTGCGCGGCGCCGTGCCCGAAGACTGGCGCGAAGCCTTGCGCGTCGCCTTCGACGCCGGAACCCAGCACCAGTGGGCCGTTCCCCGAGGCCCCGACTGGCGTCACGCCCTGGTCGATCTGGATCCCACCGTGCAGCGCACCTGCCGCCTACCGCCCCTGCTGGCGGCGGCGGGACGGATGCTGGGCGGTCCCTTCTTCCTCTGCCAGGTCGAAGGCCGCGAGCCGCTGCCGGGCGGCGGCCATCAGTCCCTGCATCGCGACGCCGCGGGCCAGGCCACGGTCTCCGCCCTGGTCTTTCTCGACGCCTATGGGCCCGACAACGGGGCCACCCGCGTGGTTCCGAGTCCCCAGGACCAGGGCGAACCGGACGAGGCCCTGGCCGTGACGCTGGCGGGCGAGGCTGGAGACATCCTGGTGTTCGACGCCGACCTGCTGCATGGCGCCACCCGCAACCACTCCGGCGCGCGGCGACGGTCGCTGCTGCTGAGTTTCAAGCCGGAGGGCGCTCGAGCCAGCGAAGACGCCTGTCGCGCCATCCGCAATATCCGCATGGACACCGGAGAGGTGTTCGTTCCGTAG
- a CDS encoding TauD/TfdA dioxygenase family protein, producing the protein MTLADDLTITELKPGFGARIHDIDLPTASDAEIDKVVATFHRHGAVVVPGQDMTPDNLMRFIGRFGDPEDHTQTRFTLPGYPKIFILSNRVVDGKPIGAHNDGVGWHTDYSYKPEPVMLTMLYAVEVPDEGSDTLLADGCAAWNALSPEKQAELLPLSLHHSYKHFMATRQFGQQQNLSPELEAANPDVEHPLIRTHPADGRKALWPSTGTVTEVIGKPGPEGLALIDELVEFMTGDDFVYRHKWAKGDLLMWDNRCTLHTGTLYDDTKYFRTMHRLWVKGDKPY; encoded by the coding sequence ATGACGCTCGCCGACGACCTGACGATCACGGAACTGAAGCCCGGCTTCGGGGCGCGGATCCATGACATCGACCTGCCCACCGCCTCGGACGCCGAGATCGACAAGGTGGTCGCGACTTTCCATCGCCACGGCGCCGTCGTGGTGCCGGGCCAGGACATGACGCCCGACAACCTGATGCGCTTCATCGGCCGGTTCGGCGATCCGGAAGACCACACCCAGACCCGCTTCACCCTGCCCGGCTATCCGAAGATCTTCATCCTCAGCAACCGGGTCGTGGACGGCAAGCCGATCGGCGCCCACAACGACGGCGTCGGCTGGCATACCGACTACAGCTACAAGCCCGAGCCGGTGATGCTGACCATGCTCTATGCCGTGGAAGTGCCCGACGAAGGCTCCGACACCCTGCTGGCCGACGGCTGTGCCGCTTGGAACGCCCTGTCGCCCGAGAAGCAGGCCGAGCTTCTGCCGCTGAGCCTGCACCACAGCTACAAGCATTTCATGGCCACCCGCCAGTTCGGCCAACAGCAGAACCTGTCGCCCGAGCTGGAAGCCGCCAATCCAGACGTCGAGCACCCGCTGATCCGCACCCACCCCGCCGACGGCCGCAAGGCGCTGTGGCCCTCGACCGGCACGGTGACCGAGGTGATCGGCAAGCCGGGCCCGGAAGGCCTGGCCCTGATCGACGAGCTGGTGGAATTCATGACCGGCGACGACTTCGTCTATCGCCACAAGTGGGCCAAGGGCGATCTGCTGATGTGGGACAACCGCTGCACCCTGCACACCGGCACGCTGTATGACGACACCAAGTACTTCCGGACGATGCACCGCCTGTGGGTGAAGGGCGACAAGCCGTATTGA